A genomic segment from Cyprinus carpio isolate SPL01 chromosome A4, ASM1834038v1, whole genome shotgun sequence encodes:
- the LOC109082550 gene encoding gastrula zinc finger protein XlCGF8.2DB-like: MAFIKDEIEDVKIEETFRVKQEDTEEQTDLMVLKEECEVLNEMEEKYQYHNQHDFMNGEKNCSQTKKASARKRAQKTRSRSYFSCQQCGKFFSQKRSIKRHMRVHSEEKPYACQHCGKNFSKTLGLKRHMRIHNGEKPYACQKCGKHFSQKETLKTHIRIHNGEKPYTCPKCGKSFAQLGNLGVHMSLHTGEKPYKCQQCGRSFNRKGNLNCHMTIHTGERIFTCQQCGTSFTHKGSFNRHLRIHNVVQPYTCQQCGKSFDQHENLKVHMRTHREKLYTCSECGKSFRQKRRFEDHMRIHSGEQPYTCPQCGKSFFNYKQNIEEHIRIHTGEKPFTCQQCGKSFNRKGTLNRHMRVHTGEKPFTCGHCGKSFRYKAALKYHMSFHI, translated from the exons ATGGCGTTTATTAAAGATGAGATTGAAGatgtgaagattgaagaaacattcagagtcaaacaagaagataccgaagaacaaacag ACCTGATGGTGCTGAAAGAGGAGTGTGAAGTGctgaatgaaatggaagagaaataTCAATATCACAATCAACATGATTTcatgaatggagaaaaaaattgcTCACAGACTAAAAAGGCTTCTGCAAGAAAAAGGGCTCAGAAGACAAGAAGTAGAAGTTATTTctcctgccaacagtgtggaaagtttttcagtcaaaaacGAAGTATTAAAAGACACATGAGAGTTCACTCAGAAGAGAAGCCTTATGCCTGCCAACACTGTGGAAAGAATTTTAGTAAAACATTAGGTCTTAAaagacacatgagaattcacaatgGAGAGAAGCCTTATGCCTGCCAAAAGTGTGGaaagcatttcagtcaaaaagaaaCTCTTAAAACACACATTCGAATTCAcaatggagagaagccttacacatgtcctaagtgtggaaagagtttcgctCAACTTGGAAACCTTGGAGTCCACATGAgtcttcacactggagagaagccttacaaatgccaacagtgtggaagaaGTTTCAACCGGAAAGGAAACCTTAATTGCCACATgacaattcacactggagagcgtattttcacctgccaacagtgtggaacaAGTTTCACTCACAAAGGAAGCTTTAACAGACACCTGAGAATTCACAATGTAGTgcagccttacacctgccaacagtgtggaaagagttttgatcAACATGAAAACCTTAAAGTCCATATGAGAACTCATAGAGAAAAACTCTACACATGttctgagtgtggaaagagtttccgTCAAAAACGGCGCTTTGAagaccacatgagaattcactctGGAGAGCAACCCTACACTtgtcctcagtgtggaaagagttttttcaattataaacaaaacattgaagagcacataagaattcacactggagagaagcctttcacctgccaacaatgtggaaaaagtttcaaccGAAAAGGAAcccttaacaggcacatgagagttcacactggagagaagccgtttaCATGTGgtcactgtggaaagagtttcagatatAAAGCAGCCCTTAAATACCACATGAGTTTTCACATATGA